From Carettochelys insculpta isolate YL-2023 chromosome 3, ASM3395843v1, whole genome shotgun sequence, a single genomic window includes:
- the LOC142010191 gene encoding D-beta-hydroxybutyrate dehydrogenase, mitochondrial-like, whose translation MWEAAAALLVLLLLGRLRRVPLLEPAGRAVLITGCDSGFGHLLALRLHRLGFTVFAGCLCPDGEGAQRLQRETASDASRLRVLQLDVTRQGDVAAAKEFVQRNLPETGFWGLVNNAGISTYGETGWLPMEKYEKLVDVNLLGSIRTTLAFLPLLRKYKGRMVFMSSINAYFTLENGIYSMTKAAIEKFCDSLRLEMKKFGVLVCIIQPGNYARSTNIQPPINAEEIWSQLSEEAKAVYNKEYVQERADFVNKNLNEGSTAGHEVVDAIVDALISPAPKARYMVAKLKEKLLVFMCTAFPTIVMDSVLSTVLSKVKL comes from the exons ATGTGGGAAGCCGCCGCTGCGCTCCTGGTGCTACTGCTGCTAGGCCGGCTGCGGCGGGTCCCCCTGCTGGAGCCCGCCGGCCGCGCCGTGCTCATCACCGGCTGCGACAGCGGCTTCGGGCACCTGCTGGCGCTGCGCCTGCACCGCCTGGGCTTCACCGTCTTCGCCGGCTGCCTCTGCCCGGACGGGGAGGGGGCGCAGCGGCTGCAGCGGGAAACCGCCTCCGACGCCAGCCGCCTGCGGGTGCTGCAGCTGGATGTCACCCGGCAGGGGGACGTGGCGGCGGCCAAGGAGTTCGTGCAGCGTAACCTGCCGGAGACAG GTTTTTGGGGCTTGGTGAACAATGCTGGAATATCAACGTACGGCGAGACGGGATGGCTGCCTATGGAGAAGTATGAAAAGTTAGTGGATGTGAATCTCCTTGGGTCCATAAGGACAACACTGGCTTTTCTTCCCCTTCTAAGGAAATACAAGG gacGGATGGTCTTTATGTCCAGTATCAATGCTTACTTTACTTTGGAAAATGGCATTTACTCCATGACCAAGGCAGCCATAGAAAAATTTTGTGATTCCTTGAGGCTGGAAATGAAGAAGTTTGGAGTGCTG gtTTGTATTATTCAGCCAGGAAATTATGCACGCTCAACTAATATTCAACCACCAATTAACGCAGAAGAGATCTGGAGTCAACTCAGTGAGGAAGCAAAGGCTGTCTACAATAAAGAGTATGTGCAAGAACGTgctgattttgtcaacaaaaatctaaatgaaggcagcactgcaggcCATGAAGTTGTGGATGCCATCGTGGATGCTTTGATATCACCAGCGCCCAAGGCCCGTTATATGGTTGCGAAGCTGAAGGAAAAGCTGTTGGTCTTCATGTGCACAGCTTTCCCAACTATTGTGATGGATTCAGTTCTGTCCACTGTACTGAGTAAAGTCAAACTCTAA